A genomic segment from Glycine soja cultivar W05 chromosome 20, ASM419377v2, whole genome shotgun sequence encodes:
- the LOC114401846 gene encoding uncharacterized protein LOC114401846, whose product MTVTHDEPVVPASDVEADVFPDDPMAPDDVEDTGADIPADTGTQAAEDEHEGFSGRPSDPSERPELKLSSHRRKVHSLGRPVPAIKGLVAGTRLSPLIACSVDTGDRGLLSSFVEQWHRETSSFHLPMGELTSTLDDVSSILHLPVVGDLHVFQPLHVDDAVQMLVDLLMAGHWTAAARAYLLHLLGCTLFANKSATNVHVMYLEVLRDLSQTGRYAWGVTTLVHMYDQLNDASISSSRQLDGYITLLQCWIYEHSPSVAESTADQDYDEDSPRACRYCNEEDREEHTYSVVQGAPGSTPDSGCLLDPIWGALTGPGLAFDFMLFWSPALGWMHYSDHIVPAGEVCAVPGQCASDYMDWFFCISHPFMTPGHASDPLQPRVVPQPPQTNIPHVPEPGAPSTSARPAVEEPRHAVEVCHWIAERLERHLSLGVVTPGSSTHEVIEECLRMARSVTQDQLAYIRFRRRRHTD is encoded by the exons ATGACTGTGACGCACGATGAGCCAGTGGTCCCTGCGTCAGATGTAGAAGCTGACGTATTTCCGGATGACCCGATGGCACCAGATGATGTAGAGGACACTGGGGCAGACATTCCTGCAGACACAGGCACGCAGGCTGCTGAGGATGAGCATGAGGGATTTTCGGGTCGTCCGAGCGACCCATCC gagcgtCCTGAGTTGAAGTTATCCTCTCACAGGAGGAAGGTCCATAGTTTAGGCAGGCCTGTCCCTGCGATTAAAGGACTAGTTGCTGGGACAAGACTAAGTCCTCTGATCGCGTGTTCAGTAGACACTGGCGATCGGGGACTATTGTCCTCGTTTGTCGAGCAGTGGCACCGGGAGACGTCTAGTTTCCATCTCCCTATGGGAGAGCTCACGAGCACGCTGGACGACGTCTCCTCGATTCTACATCTGCCCGTGGTTGGTGACTTGCACGTCTTTCAGCCCTTGCACGTGGATGATGCGGTTCAGATGCTGGTGGACTTATTGATG GCAGGTCATTGGACAGCTGCGGCTCGCGCATATCTCCTTCATCTTCTGGGTTGCACtctgtttgctaacaagagtgcaacaaaTGTGCATGTTATGTATTTGGAGGTCCTTCGTGACCTCAGTCAGACCGGGAGGTATGCTTGGGGAGTGACTACTTTGGTGCATATGTACGACCAGCTGAACGATGCCTCTATCAGCAGCAGTCGACAACTTGACGGTTACATCACACTGCTGCAG TGCTGGATTTACGAGCACTCTCCCTCAGTCGCGGAGTCCACTGCTGATCAGGACTACGACGAGGATTCCCCGCGTGCATGTAGGTATTGCAACGAAGAAGACCGTGAAGAGCATACGTATAGTGTCGTACAGGGAGCGCCTGGATCGACTCCGGATTCCGGATGTCTGTTGGATCCTATATGGGGAGCACTGACCGGTCCGGGACTTGCATTTGATTTCATGCTATTCTGGTCTCCTGCCCTGGG GTGGATGCACTACTCGGATCATATCGTTCCAGCAGGTGAGGTGTGCGCTGTGCCAGGTCAGTGTGCTAGTGACTACATGGACTGGTTCTTCTGCATCTCGCATCCTTTCATGACACCAGGCCACGCATCAGATCCTCTGCAGCCCCGAGTCGTCCCTCAGCCCCCACAGACAAATATCCCTCATGTGCCGGAGCCAGGAGCACCATCGACATCTGCGAGGCCCGCTGTGGAGGAGcctagacatgcagtg GAAGTTTGCCATTGGATTGCTGAGAGGTTGGAGCGCCATCTGAGCCTAGGGGTGGTCACGCCAGGCTCATCGACACATGAGGTGATCGAAGAATGCCTCAGGATGGCCAGGAGTGTGACACAGGACCAACTAGCATATATTAGGTTTCGACGCAGGCGGCACACGGATTAG